The window CTTCCCCTTTAGCTATGTATTCAAAACACAGGCCGCTGCTGCTGATGTCCTTGAGCTTTCCCAGTTTTATAAATTCAGGCCGCAACGCCACAAAAGTCGTTGCCTTGGGCTGTCGTCTTTCTTTTTCTCTACGCTCCTGCGCCATGGCGGTATCTCTCCTACTACTCTGAGGCAATTTTAAAATCCCCTATCCCCCTTTTTCAAAGGGGGAACCAAATGGAACGGCCTTTTATTATTTCCAGCCTCCCAGCTTTATAGCTTATTCTCATTTCACTTGGACCCCGGAACCCCTGAATCCTTGGGGCGACTCCCCTTTGGAGGTGGTCCCAACAGATTTGAATGCAGTTGCCATTAGACTAAATACAATTCCAGACATCAAGGATGATTTTTGGGGGTATAGAATGGGTACTTTATATACCCCTTTTCGAGACCTTTGCCTAACGCCCCCTTTTGCCCAATTTCGGCGCCTGCCTTGTGGAATGTGTAACCTATTCCACAGGGTAAAGCTCAAATACGCGTTTATCGGTAATATCTTCCCCATGATATCTTAATATGTTTATTTTTCTGCTAATTCCTTGAGTTGGCTCCCTCATGCAACGATAAGTTTTTTGCCTTTCTACCGGAAAGGCAAAAAGATCTTCTGCATCCTGTAAATCCTGTCTGAATTCAGACTTCTTTTAAACCCGACTCAAGGTACGACCGCAGGTTGACGCCGGAATTTTGGATGTCCAGCTTTCTGCGGATATTCTTGCGGTGCGTTTTTACCGTAAAAAGTGAAATGTTCAAATGTGCGGCGATCTCCTCGCTGGCCATCCCGTTTTTGATCAAAGACGCCACCTGAATCTCGGTTCTGGACAGCATGGCTGCCATTTTCAAGTCCGCTGCCAGGTCCGTCGTCAGGCTTTCGATATAGGCGTTTAAAAGGTCCAAGTCCGGTTTAAATCGCTTCAATCCTTTTTCGTGCCGGAGTTTTTGGATAACCGGCATGATAAGGGTCCGTATCCGCTGGATCATGCGGCTTTCAGAATTCCGGCGGCTCCTTTCCAAATTTCTTGCCAGAACCGACAGCGCATCGTTGGTCTCCATCAACTCCCTGCTGACATCCCGCATCTCACGGTTGACCCGTTGCAGCGCTTTTTCCGACAGCCACAGAGCGCCCATGACCCCGGTCAATTGCATCACCGATTCTGGATGAAACGGCTTTTTAATTAAGAGCATTTTATGCGTCAGCGGCATCCGTTCCTTGATTTCCTTAAAATGATCCGCCGACGCCGCTAGGATCACAAAATTCACAGCCGGATCAATCTGGTGGATCTGCGCCGCCGACCCGATGGCAATCGCTTCCCCTTCCTTCGGCAAATGGATCAGTGCAACCGCAAAGGGATTGTTTTGGGCCATCGCTCTCTTCACCGTTTCAACGGCTGCCGTCTCTAAAGTACAGACTGTCGGTTCAAAAGCAATTCCAGATTGAAAGCGCCGGTTGTGCAGATGGAACACTTCATCATAAAAATCACGGATGTCAGCTCCGTCTCCAACCGCAAGAACCCGCAAGAGTTTCGTTTCTTTTCCTTCCATTTATTATTAAAATAAATTTAAAGAAATCATGAAGTAGTTGATAAAGTAGTCTTTACCCTCCTCCCGATCGACCGGAATGCCGATGTCGTATTTAAACGTAAAAATATCCTTGTAATATAACCTGAACCCGCCGCCATAGCCGCCTAAGAATTCCGAACCGATTTCATCCGATTCCGTCTTGGTCGTAAAAGCGCCGCCGTGGTCGTAAAAGAGGGCAAACTGCGCCAGCTGGGCCACCCGCTGACCAAAAAGGGTTTTGTCACCGATAAAGGGGGGCGCAAACATGAGCTCAGTTGAAACATAATATCCCGAATCCCCCAGGTAGGTGGCAGGATCATAGCCCCGGACAGTGCCGTAACCGCCGATGACAAACTGCTCGATGGGCAGAAGCCGGTAGTTGCTGAACTGGCCGCTGCCCCGCACCATGATATTGGTATTGCCGAAGATCCGCTGTATGCGGGTGGCATTCAGCTTCAGCCGGTCAAAATAGGCATCGGCATTCTGTCGGCTGGGAATATTTTTTTCATTCTGATCCAGCCGGCCGTGGACATACTGAAAATTAACAATGTTTTTACCCAAAAAGCGGTCCAGATTATTAAAATCCAGGCCTGCGGTATAGGTGTTCAACACGTCCGAACTCTGGGTTACTTCGAAAGCCTGGTTCTTGGTCTGTTTATTCTCGTAAGCCAGCACGGCCTTTAATTCAGAATTTTTCTCCTTAAAGATGGGCTGAGAAATATTGGCCCCGTAAATGACAGTTCGGCCCGTCAATCCCAAATCGGTGAGTTCCTGCCCGACAGCATAGGCGCCGTCCAGATAAGAGGCTCCGATGCGGGTGCCGTAGCTGTTTACCGGAATGCTTAGATCGGCAATTCCCAGACCGGAATCCGATAAGTTTTTGCCGGTAACCCCTCTTAATTTCAGCTCGGTGCCCCAGTTGTGATCCATAATATCAATCGATGTACCGAACCGGTCGACGCTGACGGCCTCGGATCCGAAATTATTGTAGTCAACCCCCATGTGGGCGGAAAACGTCAAGGCCGAACTGTCCTTGGTATCCAGGATGACATCCACCGTGCCCGGTTTTTCACCCCCCTTTAAAATCACCTCCGTATCAATCTCCGGCATTTCCTTGGTCAGCAGGAGCCCCTTTTCCAGAAGCGATTCCTTGACGACCCCGTGTTTTTCCTGCTGCCCGAAGTAGCGTTTAATGACCCGGTCCTGATAATGGGTTTTCCCGGTAACTTTTATCTGGCCGATTTTACCCTCGGCAATGGAGATTTTTAAAACCCCGTCTTGAATCTCCTGCTCCGGCAGATAGGCCCGTGCCAGAATATAGCCGTTTTCCTGATACTTCATGGTAATCAGGTCGGCCAGTTCACTCATCTCCTGCAGGGTCAGTTCCCGGTCGATAAAGGGTTCCACCACCTTTTGAAGTGTTACGGTGTCGACAACCGTATTGCCGCTGAATACGATCTTTTTAATCAACACCATGCCCAAATCACCTTGCTGCGGGACCTGGGCATTAACGGCGGCAATATCCATGGCAAGTAAAAAAACTGTTATCATTGCAGCAAATCGGATGAACGCCATTGCGCTTGCTTTCACGGATGCCTCCTGAAATAAATTGAAAATTAAGTTGCAACGATTAGTTTAAAATTAAAAGAAAAGAACTTTAAAAACAGGGCTTGTCTTCAAGAATAATGTGATCAAGGACCAGGTCAGCTTGCGGAAATATCGAGATCGGCTTATGGAAAAACGGTTAAATCTCGGCAGGTCTCAACTTCGCTCATTCTTTCCATATCCCCTGCGCAATTTAAATAAATTGGTTTTGATTTGGTTTTGTTATTGATGTGGAACAGATTTTTATATCTTTTATTTTTAGATATTTATAAAAAATGTTCCTTCAACTGTCAAGGAATTTTCTTTGCCTCGCCCAAAGAGATTCTTCGCTGCCCTCCGCCTTTGTTTTAACACCCCGTAAAGGCTGAGTTGCAGCCTGCTGCGGGATAAAATTGAATCTGCCTTTCTTCTTTTTGCCCGCACCCTGACGGACGGAAAGCATGCGCTGATGAAGTCGCCCTGCCCGTAGACAAAATGATTCAAGTTTTGCGTCAATCACCTGGGGAAAGGGAGAACCGTCGCTTTCGACAGCCAGAAACGGCAATTCCTCCATATCAGCCAGCGTCTGATGAAGGCGCTGGT is drawn from Desulfobacterales bacterium and contains these coding sequences:
- a CDS encoding helix-turn-helix transcriptional regulator, coding for MEGKETKLLRVLAVGDGADIRDFYDEVFHLHNRRFQSGIAFEPTVCTLETAAVETVKRAMAQNNPFAVALIHLPKEGEAIAIGSAAQIHQIDPAVNFVILAASADHFKEIKERMPLTHKMLLIKKPFHPESVMQLTGVMGALWLSEKALQRVNREMRDVSRELMETNDALSVLARNLERSRRNSESRMIQRIRTLIMPVIQKLRHEKGLKRFKPDLDLLNAYIESLTTDLAADLKMAAMLSRTEIQVASLIKNGMASEEIAAHLNISLFTVKTHRKNIRRKLDIQNSGVNLRSYLESGLKEV
- a CDS encoding POTRA domain-containing protein, which translates into the protein MKASAMAFIRFAAMITVFLLAMDIAAVNAQVPQQGDLGMVLIKKIVFSGNTVVDTVTLQKVVEPFIDRELTLQEMSELADLITMKYQENGYILARAYLPEQEIQDGVLKISIAEGKIGQIKVTGKTHYQDRVIKRYFGQQEKHGVVKESLLEKGLLLTKEMPEIDTEVILKGGEKPGTVDVILDTKDSSALTFSAHMGVDYNNFGSEAVSVDRFGTSIDIMDHNWGTELKLRGVTGKNLSDSGLGIADLSIPVNSYGTRIGASYLDGAYAVGQELTDLGLTGRTVIYGANISQPIFKEKNSELKAVLAYENKQTKNQAFEVTQSSDVLNTYTAGLDFNNLDRFLGKNIVNFQYVHGRLDQNEKNIPSRQNADAYFDRLKLNATRIQRIFGNTNIMVRGSGQFSNYRLLPIEQFVIGGYGTVRGYDPATYLGDSGYYVSTELMFAPPFIGDKTLFGQRVAQLAQFALFYDHGGAFTTKTESDEIGSEFLGGYGGGFRLYYKDIFTFKYDIGIPVDREEGKDYFINYFMISLNLF